A genomic segment from Oncorhynchus keta strain PuntledgeMale-10-30-2019 chromosome 7, Oket_V2, whole genome shotgun sequence encodes:
- the LOC118386339 gene encoding MKI67 FHA domain-interacting nucleolar phosphoprotein-like: MTETKAPAATKPTKALLALNPKEEAEFKKKVQEVKKRPNKGHQISPGVIYVGHLPTGLFEPQLKSYFEQFGKVVRLRLARSKKTGGSKGYAFVEFDCDDVAKIVAETMNNYLMGERLIKCHLVPTEKVHEKLFVGSQREFKKPRQPAVARYNKRHTPEEVTEMTGRLLRKESKLRKRLAEKGIDYDFPGFASQVPQKKTLDDTVNASTCSEDVTPVCTPSVLERRRSMKINEDDSDGEIIIKNTPAPKKSRGKSERAESDDECSSEEETEESSFLEGGEEPSEGDVEPIVKEGGAD, translated from the exons ATGACAGAAACAAAGGCACCGGCGGCCACTAAGCCGACTAAAGCTTTACTTGCTTTGAACCCTAAAGAGGAGGCTGAATTCAAGAAGAAAGTCCAGGAGGTGAAGAAGCGACCCAACAAG GGACACCAAATAAGTCCAGGAGTGATTTATGTTGGTCACCTTCCCACTGGCTTGTTTGAACCTCAGCTCAAATCCTACTTTGAACAGTTTGGAAAAGTCGTCAGGTTACGACTGGCCAGGAGTAAAAAG ACAGGTGGGAGCAAAGGTTATGCATTTGTGGAGTTTGACTGCGACGATGTTGCCAAGATCGTGGCTGAGACCATGAACAACTACCTGATGGGCGAGAGATTGATCAAAT GTCACCTGGTCCCCACTGAGAAGGTGCATGAGAAGCTGTTTGTGGGATCACAAAGAGAGTTTAAGAAGCCCAGGCAGCCTGCTGTGGCTCGCTATAACAAGAGACACACACCAGAGGAGGTCACGGAGATGACTGGAAGGCTACTGCGCAAAGAGTCCAAGCTCCGCAAGAGGCTAGCAGAGAAGGGAATTGACTATGACTTCCCAGGATTT GCTTCCCAAGTGCCACAGAAGAAAACGTTAGATGACACTGTGAATGCGTCCACATGTAGTGAG GATGTCACCCCAGTGTGCACCCCCTCTgtcctggagaggaggaggtccATGAAGATCAATGAAGATGACAGCGACGGTGAAATCATCATCAAGAATACACCAGCCCCCAAAAAGTCCAGAGGCAAAAGTGAAAGAGCAGAGTCAGATGACGAgtgctcctcagaggaggagactgaggagTCCTCCTTCCTAgaagggggagaagagccttCGGAGGGTGATGTGGAGCCCATTGTCAAGGAAGGAGGCGCTGATTGA
- the tsn gene encoding translin — translation MSVPEMFSYIQGFLSADQEIREDIRKVVQVLEQTAREILTLLQSVHQPSGFKEIPSKCQKARELFCTVRMHLGELKTKFPVDQYYRFHEHWRFVLQRLAFLAAFVVYLESESLVTREEVAQILGIEVVREKGFHLDVEDYLAGVLIMASELSRLAVNSVTAGDYSRPLRISNFINELDSGFRLLNLKNDPLRKRYDGLKYDVKKIEEVVYDLSIRGLSKELEAGGDK, via the exons ATGTCTGTCCCGGAAATGTTCAGTTACATTCAGGGTTTTCTGAGTGCGGATCAAGAAATAAGAGAG GACATTCGAAAAGTGGTCCAGGTTCTGGAACAGACAGCGAGGGAGATCCTGACATTGCTTCAAAGTGTCCATCAACCATCTGGATTCAAAGAGA TTCCCAGTAAGTGCCAAAAGGCCAGGGAACTGTTTTGTACAGTCAGGATGCACCTTGGAGAACTCAAAACCAAATTCCCAGTGGACCAGTACTACAG GTTCCATGAGCACTGGAGGTTTGTTCTGCAGCGCCTGGCCTTCCTGGCAGCATTCGTTGTCTACCTGGAGAGTGAGTCTCTGGTGACACGTGAAGAAGTGGCACAAATACTAGGAA ttgaggtggtgagagagaaggGATTCCATCTGGATGTTGAGGACTACCTGGCAGGTGTGCTGATCATGGCCAGTGAATTG tCTCGCCTGGCAGTCAACAGCGTCACAGCAGGGGACTATAGCCGGCCCCTCCGCATCTCCAACTTCATCAACGAGCTGGACTCAGGCTTCCGCCTGCTCAACCTCAAGAATGACCCCCTGCGTAAGCGCTACGATGGCCTCAAGTACGATGTGAAGAAGATAGAGGAGGTGGTCTACGACCTGTCTATCCGCGGCTTGTCCAAGGAGCTGGAGGCTGGGGGAGACAAGTAG